Part of the Arcobacter sp. F2176 genome is shown below.
TTGCATCAAATAGTGCATTTGGTACTGCTGCTAAGATTGGAGGAACACCTGGTTCTCCTATTCCACCTATTTTTTCTCCTGAGTTTATGATATTTACTTCTATTTCAGGAGAATCTGAGATTCTACTTACTGTATAATCGTAGAAGTTATTTTGTAGTGCTTCTCCGTTATTTATCGTTATTTCACTATATTTAAGTGCTGCAATACCAAAGTTAATAGAACCTGATATTTGGTTTTCTACATTTTGAGGATTGAAAGCAAATCCACAATCAACACTTGCCCACACTTTTTCCACTTTGAAATCATCTTTTGTAACTCTTACCTTTGCAATTTGAGCACAAATAGTTCCAAAAGACTCATGAATACCTACACCATAACCCACATTTTTCTCTTTTTTTCTATTTGCCCAATTTGCTTTTTTAGCTACATTTTTTAATACATTTATAAATCTATGATCTTTTAGCATTTTTAATCTATATTCAATAGGGTCAACGCCAGCTGCAAATGCTGCTTCATCAACTATACCTTCAACTGTTGGTGAACTTTGTGTATGACCAACTGATCTCCACCATAATACGGGTATTGGAGAATCCATTGTAAAGGCTTGCATATCATGACTATCTATATCATAAGGGTGATCTACCAATCCCTCTTTTTGTGCTCCATCTACTCCGTTTTTAAATCCAAAGGCTTCAAAAGGAGAACCTTTGAAAATAGATTGTGAAGTTACTTTTGCATCAAAAGCTGTTATATCTCCATGTTTATCTAAGGCAACTTTTACTTTGTTTTTATATTTTGGTCTATAGTTACCCATTTTGATGTCATCTTCTCTTGTCCATAAAGTCATAATTGGGAACTCTTCATCTTTTGAAACAAAAGCTCCATCTAAAACGAAGTCTCCATTAATAGATCCTCTTCTTCCAAACCCTCCACCTAAATATGGAGTATGGTATGTAACATTTTCACCTTTTACACCTAATACATTTGTAATAGCCCCTAAAGCCATAGTTTGTGATTGTGATGATGACCAAACTGTTGCTTTATCTTTTTCATGGTGAACTACTATTCCTAATGGCTCCATTGGAGCATGGGCTAAGAATGGAAAGTCATACTCAGCTTCGATTGTTTTATCAGCACTTGCAAAAGCTTTTTTAGAATCTCCATCTTTTCTCATAGATGAGCCATCTTTTTCCATCGCTTTTGAGTATTGCTCATTTAGTTCTTTATCACTTGTGTTTTTGAACTCATCTTTATCCCAAACAACATCAATATCTAATAATGCCTCTTTTGCTATCCACCAATGTTCAGCAATAACTGCGATTCCTGAAGGGATTTGTTTTACTTTTATAACACCTTCTTTTTTTAAGGCTTTACTTGCATCAAAACTTTTTACTTTTGCTCCAAAAACAGTAGGGTGATAAACTGCTGAATATTTCATATTTGGAATTCTAACATCTATTCCAAATTCTGCTTTTCCTGTAACTTTTTCCCACATCTCTTTTGGATGTCTTGAGTGTGGTTTCCCTACAAATTTACAATCTTTTAACTCTTTTATTTTAGGATTAGTAGGAACTTTCATCGATGATAAATCACTTACTAAATCACCAAATTTAAAACTCTCTTTTGTCTTTTTATTAAATACTTTTGAGTCTTTTGTATAAACATCATAAGCTCTTACTTTCCATTTTTTAGCAGCTACAGTAATTAGCATTTCATTAACTGCTGCTCCTATTTTTCTCATCTCTAATTGTTTACTGAATACAGATGATGAACCACCTGTAATCATCAATGGTCCAAAAATGCTATTATATACAGGAGCTATCTTTGCAGGTAAAATATTGATATCTTTCCAATCTACATTTAACTCTTCTGCTATACACATAGCCAATGTTGTATATGTACCTTGACCCATCTCAACTTGTCCAACAATAAAGTTAATATTATTATCTGGTGTTATTTCAACAAAAGCATTTGGTTCTAATGCTTTTTCATCTTTTTTAGTTTCACTAGCTCTTGATTTAGTTGGAATATAAAATCCAATAACATATGCTGCACTTACAGCTGTAGTTGTTTTTAAAAAATCTCTTCTTTTCATCTTACACCTCCGCTGTTGCAGCTTTTATAGCTGTTTTTATTTTGTTGTATGTTCCACATCTACAGATATTGCCATCCATAGCTTTTATTATCTCTTCTTCACTTGGTTTTGGATTTGTTTTTACTAGACTTGCTGCATTCATGATTTGTCCTGATTGACAATATCCACATTGTACAACATCTTCTTGTACCCAAAATTTTTGTAGTTTTTGTACAGTTTTATCTGTTTGTGTTTCTATAGTAGTTATTTTTTTATTTCCTATTGTATTAATAGGAGTTTGACAGGCTCGTACTGCCTTATTATCTAAAAGTACGGTACAGGCTCCACATTGTCCCACTCCACATCCAAACTTTGTACCTGTAAGATTTAAATGATCTCTTAGCACCCAAAGTAATGGTGTTTCCGGATTTATATCTAAATCATATTTTTTTTCATCAACTGTTATTTTGAAAGACATTTTTTTTCCTTATTTTGAACTATAAGAAGAATTCTAATATAAAATCCTTAATTTAAAATAAACTATACAGTTTAGTTTATTTTATATTTATTTATATAATTTTAGATACAATTCATTTATGAAAAAAAATAGACCATTAAATGAAGAGAAAAGAAAAGCAATACTAAAAGCTGCCATAAGTGAATTTTATGAAAAAGGATTTGAAGGCTCTAGCATGGATACAATCTCTAAGGAAGCAAATGTATCTAAAGCTACTGTTTATAATCACTTTAAAAATAAAGAAGAGTTGTTTATAGCTATTACTGAGATTTTAAAAGATAGACTTTATGAGAGTTTTAAATACACTTATAATAAAGATAAGCCAATAGAAGAACAACTATATGAAATGGGTAAACAAGAGTTAGACTTCTTGATCGATGAAGAAAATATTACTTTAATAAAGATTGCAACAATTGTAATGATTCAAAAGAATCAAATTGGACTAAAAGTTTTAGAGACAGTAAAGGATGATTGTATGATAACAGTTGCCCAATGGTTTGATGATGCTAAAAAAGATGGAAAATTAGATTTTGAAAGTAGTTCTTTTGTTTCAAGACAATTTATTGGTATGATAAAATCTTTTGTATTATATCAACAATTTTATGGTGCTCCAACTCTACCAAAAGAAGAGCATGAA
Proteins encoded:
- a CDS encoding TetR/AcrR family transcriptional regulator, giving the protein MKKNRPLNEEKRKAILKAAISEFYEKGFEGSSMDTISKEANVSKATVYNHFKNKEELFIAITEILKDRLYESFKYTYNKDKPIEEQLYEMGKQELDFLIDEENITLIKIATIVMIQKNQIGLKVLETVKDDCMITVAQWFDDAKKDGKLDFESSSFVSRQFIGMIKSFVLYQQFYGAPTLPKEEHENLLKQAVNMIKVLYKK
- a CDS encoding (2Fe-2S)-binding protein, whose product is MSFKITVDEKKYDLDINPETPLLWVLRDHLNLTGTKFGCGVGQCGACTVLLDNKAVRACQTPINTIGNKKITTIETQTDKTVQKLQKFWVQEDVVQCGYCQSGQIMNAASLVKTNPKPSEEEIIKAMDGNICRCGTYNKIKTAIKAATAEV
- a CDS encoding molybdopterin cofactor-binding domain-containing protein, which translates into the protein MKRRDFLKTTTAVSAAYVIGFYIPTKSRASETKKDEKALEPNAFVEITPDNNINFIVGQVEMGQGTYTTLAMCIAEELNVDWKDINILPAKIAPVYNSIFGPLMITGGSSSVFSKQLEMRKIGAAVNEMLITVAAKKWKVRAYDVYTKDSKVFNKKTKESFKFGDLVSDLSSMKVPTNPKIKELKDCKFVGKPHSRHPKEMWEKVTGKAEFGIDVRIPNMKYSAVYHPTVFGAKVKSFDASKALKKEGVIKVKQIPSGIAVIAEHWWIAKEALLDIDVVWDKDEFKNTSDKELNEQYSKAMEKDGSSMRKDGDSKKAFASADKTIEAEYDFPFLAHAPMEPLGIVVHHEKDKATVWSSSQSQTMALGAITNVLGVKGENVTYHTPYLGGGFGRRGSINGDFVLDGAFVSKDEEFPIMTLWTREDDIKMGNYRPKYKNKVKVALDKHGDITAFDAKVTSQSIFKGSPFEAFGFKNGVDGAQKEGLVDHPYDIDSHDMQAFTMDSPIPVLWWRSVGHTQSSPTVEGIVDEAAFAAGVDPIEYRLKMLKDHRFINVLKNVAKKANWANRKKEKNVGYGVGIHESFGTICAQIAKVRVTKDDFKVEKVWASVDCGFAFNPQNVENQISGSINFGIAALKYSEITINNGEALQNNFYDYTVSRISDSPEIEVNIINSGEKIGGIGEPGVPPILAAVPNALFDATGKRYHSMPIKIG